Part of the Henckelia pumila isolate YLH828 chromosome 2, ASM3356847v2, whole genome shotgun sequence genome is shown below.
CATCCTTGAATAATGTCAACCTCTATGTTTCTTTGCATGATCAGCCAATCTGGATCAGTATCTGTAGACGGGTAAATGTCCAAACAATGGGACCCTACAAGTAACAAGAGACACAATGTAAGGTTAAGCTTAATTGGCTTAGAATCTTGGGGGAAAAAACAATAATACTAATTTTcactttttttcatttttggtaaTGCTATCGACTAATTTATATATAGTCTTATTAATCTACTAACTTGCATTGTCCAATTGTACTCATTTTGGTTCAATGTATGTCACCATGTCAACATCTTCTGATCATGAAATGTCAAGACTCAGATGAATACAGATTACAATCGAAAAAAGTAGAAATTAGTGAACCGAGAGACCATAAAATTGACTAACATGAAGCATGTAagttactttttttaaaaaaataatctaaTTTAATTTTCTCTATATTTTATCAAGAAAATGTCAATTTCGTGCTATAAGTTAAACAAAATATAGACGATGAATTATTTGCAGATATGGAGAGCATACCATTAGATGTAGTAATGGCAAGAACACTTTCCGACAAGTCTTCTAGCACCCTATGGTAGATTAACAAATAAATTGTCACATCAAATTAGTGTACGTACAAGCCGATAATTGCCAAAATTTATAAGGGAAAAAAGAATAATGAATGGAATATGGGATATTCGAACGTTACCCTGCACTACTGTATGGATCTCTTAGACCATTAGAGAACATTATGTTGCTTCCGAAACGATTGAGACTCAGTTTTATGTCCTGCAAAATCGTTTTTCGgggtaaaattaaaataaatataagataTCCGAGCACACGTAATGTATGTGCATTATGTAATACATATTATTAAATAGTAAAGATACGCGAAAAATGAAGTTACATGGCCTCCATAATAAGTGGTAATCCAATGAGGTCGGGGTGGTACGCCATAATAATTGGTGCATTCTTTGATAAATTGGTGTAAATCGAATGGTGCTGCTTGAAACATTGTATCCTTTTCTCCCCTTCCGATTGGCATCACCATTTCACTACATGTCTACAAAAGACGCACCAAGCAAAATATATAGTTATCAATATCGCTTGTAATATTCgcaattattaatttatatgtGCGTATTTTTATATTTACATAACTATATTTTATACGAATCGGAGTATATAGTTTCTCACTACCAAAAAAGGGAGGGGAAATAACTTTGAAGGGCATTCAAAGGAGGCTTCGTGGCATTTTCAATATGGTGGCATGCATCACGTATAAACGATATACATTTGTAATAATTAACAAATCTTTTGATGTTAcacaaaaactcatatgagaTCGTCTCACGTTCAATTTTATGATACAAATGCTTAATTCGAACCAACTGATCAAGTATTAGATTTCAGTAAAAATATGGATTGATCGGTCAGTCAGTCTCACGTATGACATATCGATTTATATCCATACCATTTCACAAAAGATCATATTAGGTTGGAAGGTGTGAACCACACTAATTTGTTATCaagtaaaataattttatagataTAGCAAATGCAATAATTAAGGAATGCATTCACAAATCACAAGTATTTTCCATGTTGAAACAAGGCAATTAATTCCGTAGGACTTGACGATATTTGATAGAAATCACATCATATAGATCTTTAGTCAACGTCATATTAACATTATatcggaaaaaaaaaacaatgaaattatatttaaaaaatagacCGCGAACCAAGATTGAAATCCGAAAATCGGTTTCAAAAAAAATccgaaaataaattttaattttaattttaattttttttaaaaaaaagaaatttgctGAAATTGCAACTTTCCCTATTAatgagtatttatattatatatcgcCAGGAAAAATGACTTACTTGCCACTGCCATCCCGCACTAGTATCATCAGGAACATTGAATTCATTCATATCGAAGCATTGCATTTCGCCTGTATAAGACACAATCCCGGCATAAATCCTGCCAAGAGTATCAGTACCTTTGGGAGCTCCATCAATCCCGCCACACACCGTCGTCACCGGATAATTTGGCGGACGATTATACTGAGCGGCTGCTGTGTATATTGTCTCCAAATAATCCTTTAACTCGCCAGAAGATTTCAGTTTCCTATgtcaaaatattataattttttttattttcttctcttgcATATTCATCTAGGCCACGTaaaacaaatcatatataataatAGTAGTTCAAAAAACTACTAACGAGCAAGTGTTGAATCTTCGACTGAGAATAGAGAGGCCGTTGGGTTTTGAGGCGACCTCATCGATTTCCGACCATGATTTTCGAATAGCTTGGTAACATGTTTTGCTGGCTTCCTGCCATAAAAGtccaacatatatatacatacaacaTAAGTAtgcatttaataaaaaataacatgtatcaaatcaaattatataaatttatgcCCTGGGTATCTGTGTTCGTAACGTCAAGGGTTTGATTCTTCCTTCAGATTCCAttgtcattaaaaaaaaaagattatatAAATTtactaaacaaaaattaatacgTACCTTGAAATCCTCGGTGACAATGGAATAATATCCATTTTGGGGAGTAATATTATCGAAATAAAGAATAGGGGCCGACGAAGCTAGAGCTCCCAAGGCAATGTGTGGATACTTGAGCCGAAACCACGACGCCAACACTGTGAGAGAGAAAACaaaaattggtttaattaattaatccatcgttttaaaatttaaacgtATTAAGGTAAATATCGATCAGAGATATGGAATCTATATTCGTTACAACATTTAACAGTAACAAATCAACTAAAAACGAAAGAATattgaatatataattaaaactataaATACGATTTGagagaaatataatatatttgacTACTTATCCTCGTACTTCCTCCATATGATCCTCCGACAACAATAATGGGAGAAACATGTGCAGAAAATTGTTTCTTGACGTGTAACAGAACTTGTGCATAATCAGCTAAAGCTTGAGCCGAGTTGAAATATCCCCGTCTTGTCTCGTTTCGTATGACTTCTTTTAACGATCCGAACGGCCTTGAATCTCCATAATATCGATGCTGAAACAAATCGCAAGAACAAAAACAAACGAAAACGTAATAACCATCGTGTTGTTCTTGGTATGAAATGCTCCGAGTCATTTCGTGCTATATTAAGTTACGTCAACCACACGTTACCTTTGAAATTAcaaaacaataatatatatatgccccATTTTTAAAATATGCAAACCCTTTGGATACTTGGAAAAAAATACCTCTATATAAACTAGAAGAGGGTGGAAATAGGGCGCGTTATCTGTGAGAAAACCGATGAACCCTAAATCATCATCAAGGGGGGCTTCGGCGCCAAGATATGCAAAGATAGGATAGCCTGAATCCGCACCACCCCAATACCTGGAGTTCACCACATATTTTTGTTCGAAAGTCTCGTAACTTTCGGATCCGTAGTTGAAATGATCGAGGGTTTGAGTATAAAAATGCGTCTTGAAATCCTTAGAAATTGTTGGTGCAGATGAAACTTTATCAGGGTTTCTTGATATCATGAATGCTTGTTTGTTAAATGGGGTGAGCCTTGGGGTTTTGTGGGAAAATGGTGAGACAAATTTGAAGAAACATGGAAGAAAAAGAAGGGATAATTGGAACAGAAGCACTCTATTTGATATCATCATCGTTAATGATATGAAGTAACAATTCTGCCGGTGTGCATTCTAGCTGTTTTGAAGTAGCATTTATAGAGAGCACGGTGCtattttgaattatatattGTATTGAAATTTAAGTGGAGTTATTTTGtatatattgatatttcaaagtTTTTTACATGTTTAAAAagagtataatttttttttatataaactaAATATTAGGATTTAGGTTCTTTTATTTCACTTGTCGAAACATAAATGCATTTTCTTTAAAAtcgtcttttttttaaaaaaaatatttgtgaatAAATTGCTTCACgttatttcaaataaaaaaataatataaagcatttgaaaattttagtttCAGCTAgtcctaaaaaaaatattaatcaatttttTGGATTCGAAAATACTTTTTAACGGATAATTAGCATAAGATATTGTTAAGTTGTTGTGAGGGTATTAGTTTGTTGAGATCATGTACGTTGACTGATCATGAGTTACGTTATATCGTGCTCCATGAGATTGGTGAAATGGTCAGTATAAAATAATGTAATAAAAcgagaaaattatatttttcgtCTTGGATTTTGTTTTCTAATCTATactttttatttcaatttttttttagcaCGGCCTATGTGATGCAGAAAATGGTGACATGTTACAAAAAAATTTGACATAGTAATGGACATTATTGACGTGTTTGATCTCACGTCAACACTCAcgtagaaagaaaaaaaagactaaaattgaatGATAACGCAAGTTATAAGATGAATAAAGATCGTGAATTGATCGATACCAGTTATAGGATCCAAAAGAAAACCTacaactttttttattttttttttacttattgGCTAATGGAGGTCATTTCAATTTCCTAATTATAAGTTTgcgtatatattatattttgtatCGAATAGAGTATCATGGATTAGAAAATAGAAATATGCGTAATTCAAGCAATTGTATTTCTTGATTACACTATTAAGCTAAACCAAAATAAGTAaagtagtatttttttttttgaaacattaACGTAGTTGTTTAGTAATGCTATAACTGAAgtaccttttaaaaaaaaacaaaacaaaacaaaaaagccAAAGTGCATTATTAGAGATATATCCTTCGTTCAAAGAAttccaataaaattttaaaataaataacctCAGTTTATTTTATGCGAATATCACATGATTACATGTGCGATATATGAATCTGCatctttaatttttatataattatgttttattatatatatatacacacgcaGGCACGCACACTATCACATGACATGAATGAAAAAATTATGTCCCAGTTTGGTGAAAATCAATCCGATCGCCTGCCaataattatttgatttaattttttacttttttttactgggatttaatttttactttcGGAATGTAGATGTTAAATCGAATAATACAGATTACAGAATCTATAACAATCATATACATCATTTTAAATACACAAAAAATCTTATTAGACGGTCTCATGGATAAATGTTGTGAAACAGATCTCCTATTTAACTCGattcattaaaattattattttgatgGATCGACTCGTCTCATAAACAACACAAACTTTAGTTTATAATGATATAATATTCAGATTTCAAAGTTTTATGAATTTTGCGAATCTATATTATGAAATCAGTTGGGTCGTTATATACTTAAGATTTGtttattgagtaaaatatgaaattttaaagATTTATGGAACAATTGAATATTGGGCTTAGGgtcgattatttatttattagttagGGAAGGAAGGAAGGAAGGAAGGAAGTTTTTTTATAGTTAGGCATCACGCTTATCCCACGCTCAACATCTCATTCCAAATTCGAAACGTTGGTGTGAGAACTGAGATGCTATAATATGTCAATCTCATCAAGCATttcgtttatttaatttgacgCGAGTCgaaatatttaagtttattaaaTTGTTAAGTTATGTTTCGGTCTACTAACTTGCCAAGATCCTAATTTTGTGAGTTTAGAAACTTGATTCGAGTTcgactaaaattataataataaataaataaataaataaataaataaataacattaGACATTCTCCTCCGAACTAGCATGCGAAGTATTTTCGTTTCTTTTTTtctatataaaaaaacaaaaacaaaaaatcccATGTGGTTTTACGAGAAAAACTATCTATGAATAAATTTAAGGGATTTATCTAAGAATAAGAAAggtaaataataaaagaaagatTCATATAAAAGATATATTGAAattggaaaaattatatttctatcATGTACGTGATTTattggttttattttttatcatgtttAGCGACGGAGtcaaggggcagcgatggtggCACTCACTCCCCTCAAGTTCAACAACCCCTCTCTCAACTTTGTTAATTTCTTAATGGAGAATGTTAGAGGTACATCTATTATTGTACATTAATTTGTACATCCACCTCTAAAATGACCAAATACCctataaaaactaaaaaattacaatttaattttgaaatcatTTTGCACTTTTAAAGCGAAATGGTATAGTACTTGATGCTTCTAAAAATGCCTCAAATAAATGATTTAGGACcccaaaaattctaaaaataaagccttaaaaattcttaaaataacgCCGTAAAATTCTTTATTACATTCCACTGAAcaaaattttgagaaaatttgtGTTTGTAACTACTacagtgataagtgcattttgtatgcattagtttgtgatatttttatatctattttttgtgcattcatattatttttatgtgtttttatgtgtttagtgcatgcttgtgtatttcactcctcaggttaattttgtaggaaaatgaattgttgaagagtgaattacggagcagctttgttcaaaaaatcaaatttaattttggaGAGATTGAAATCCGATTTTCCTTGTTCagaatgaatttcaagatgttttgaagctgctggccaaattttagctcgatccgacagctagaactgaagatatgaatttttcaagaaaactacGCGCAGGCAAGGatgtatgcacggaccccgtgccatggtccggataagggtccgtgcatTTTCGTAAAAAAATCGGTGTTTCcagtttaatgcacggacctagacacaaacccttatccagggtccgtgcatgtcgcagaatcagaaaaaatagaatttcgggaattaaaactttcaactttccgggctttatttcttgggctttcaaagacatataaataaaaGATTGTCAGACGTGAAAGGGTTGGAATTACATAAGAGAGACGGCGGctaggaggcttggagattgaagaacgctccattcgagtttttttttcttttcttctttaaattattaaacttttgtttgaactatattttcgtttattgattagtttttcttcaaccaagaccgcaagattgggccagacagttttatgttgaatatttggatgtttatttagaatttttggatttttgttaatattattgattgttggatttaaattatgtcttgtgaataacctgatcaactatttacttgcttgttaatttattccaagtcgacagaggaggaattgatttcgatcactccaataattgacatatggttacaccgactagaaatagtattcggtttcagtatgcggctttaggtgaaaactgaattatcacaaatattgaatacattcatgtttgattagaattatgaaaattaatccgtcataacttgaataggtttaacatgttctagaaatagactgttaaataagataggataatttgtcgtgatttaagattaaatctggatcctggATTTGCCACttatttgcatgatttgtttggtacctgcgtgtgtcttggttgtctctatttaattgaatttattctttttctagtttaattcttattttattttagtaattaaattttagttaattcGTAGcacttgttttatttatttgtctagattaagtaaaataattaattcttgagaattgacaacagtccctgtgggatcgatacttgaactctctgtccactttactattacttgacctagtgcacttgctagttgataccgaattaagccgtcaagtttttggcgccgttgccgggaactgtttagttaatattaggatagattatttgcttgagactagacattttttttcttgcattattttttatttttaattattaattaattttttttcttacttgtgaggtacttggagatggatcatcgacaggtgttcacaaggtttggccaacaatactcggagcccttctatgctgcttgggggagattcaatgatttggctaacaggtttagatgtcatgatttttcgaactacactctagtttaaattttttatgatgGTTTGGATGAGCTAATAAGACGTTGgatagattatggagctttagccactggcagtcacttgttcagcagagatgaaaatagtgcgatgcacttgttaaatgatatggcagatttcgactaccattggcattgtaaTCCTTCACTgtagggttggagtcaccaatatcctccagatatcgattctaaaaaattttcgaaccaaccatcggagcatcaagaagagtgcgtagggtattttgaggatcat
Proteins encoded:
- the LOC140884337 gene encoding uncharacterized protein — its product is MISNRVLLFQLSLLFLPCFFKFVSPFSHKTPRLTPFNKQAFMISRNPDKVSSAPTISKDFKTHFYTQTLDHFNYGSESYETFEQKYVVNSRYWGGADSGYPIFAYLGAEAPLDDDLGFIGFLTDNAPYFHPLLVYIEHRYYGDSRPFGSLKEVIRNETRRGYFNSAQALADYAQVLLHVKKQFSAHVSPIIVVGGSYGGMLASWFRLKYPHIALGALASSAPILYFDNITPQNGYYSIVTEDFKEASKTCYQAIRKSWSEIDEVASKPNGLSILSRRFNTCSKLKSSGELKDYLETIYTAAAQYNRPPNYPVTTVCGGIDGAPKGTDTLGRIYAGIVSYTGEMQCFDMNEFNVPDDTSAGWQWQTCSEMVMPIGRGEKDTMFQAAPFDLHQFIKECTNYYGVPPRPHWITTYYGGHDIKLSLNRFGSNIMFSNGLRDPYSSAGVLEDLSESVLAITTSNGSHCLDIYPSTDTDPDWLIMQRNIEVDIIQGWIQNYHKDRLSRF